The Platichthys flesus chromosome 8, fPlaFle2.1, whole genome shotgun sequence genome has a window encoding:
- the slc26a2 gene encoding sulfate transporter, which produces MDSGCCPTEGDGAESDQQQPLVLQRVEKEAERSCQTVLRHRVKKHCSCSSVKLKSKALDFFPILKWMPRYKVRDWLLGDAMSGLIVGILLVPQSIAYSLLASQDPIYGLYTSFFASIIYALLGTSRHISVGIFGVLCLLVGQVVDRELALAGYLPEGTSSNASVLLLADQGNGSVGLECDRSCYAITVGATLTFTAGIYQVLMGIFQVGFVSVYLSDSLLSGFATGASLTILTSQVKYLLGLKIPRPQGWFTLCKTWFSIFTGLGNTNICDLVTSLVCLLLLLPTKELNDRFKAKLKAPIPFELFVVIIATLASHFGHFNTEYGSSVAGVIPTGFLPPQLPLWSLIPNVAVDAFSIAIVGFAITVSLSEMFAKKHGYTVDANQEMFAIGFCNILPSFFRCFTTSAALTKTLVKESTGCQTQVSGLVSALVLLLVLLVIAPLFYSLQKCVLAVIIVVNLRGALRKFLDIPNMWRRNRVDACIWLVTMLTSSLVNTELGLLVGILVSAFCVLARTQQVQVLELGRASSREHYEDLLSYHGLRTHPGVAVFGYQAPIYYANQSLFKTSLYNRVGLDPVKEKARRLKFLKQQQKKKKSKQEEVAKLTSEKEVEAEGAVTLMLDVESPRNLRSIVIDCSAILFLDTAGVSALKEVRKDYEELGVRVVLAQCSTSVLDTLESGGYYPDTGGDDGGEKKKIFFTIADAVRSLQSLHAPNGDCDTRC; this is translated from the exons ATGGACAGTGGCTGCTGCCCGACGGAGGGAGATGGAGCAGAGAGtgaccagcagcagcctctcgTTCTGCAGAGGGTGGAGAAGGAGGCGGAGAGAAGCTGTCAAACCGTCCTGAGGCATCGTGTGAAGAAACACTGCTCGTGCTCCTCGGTGAAGCTCAAATCCAAAGCACTGGACTTCTTCCCCATCCTGAAATGGATGCCACGCTACAAGGTCAGGGACTGGCTTCTGGGCGACGCCATGTCGGGACTCATCGTCGGGATCCTGTTGGTTCCCCAGTCCATAGCTTACTCCTTATTGGCCAGCCAGGACCCTATTTATGGTCTGTACACGTCCTTCTTCGCCTCCATCATCTACGCCCTGTTGGGCACCTCCAGACACATCTCGGTGGGGATCTTCGGCGTGCTGTGCCTGCTGGTGGGCCAGGTGGTGGACAGGGAGCTGGCTCTGGCTGGATACCTCCCAGAAGGCACCAGCAGTAACGCCAGCGTCCTCCTGCTGGCTGACCAGGGGAATGGCAGCGTCGGGCTGGAATGTGACAGGAGCTGCTACGCGATCACAGTCGGAGCCACGCTAACCTTCACTGCCGGGATTTACCAG GTGCTCATGGGTATTTTCCAGGTGGGCTTCGTCTCCGTCTACCTCTCGGACTCTCTGCTCAGCGGCTTCGCTACCGGAGCCTCTCTGACCATCCTCACCTCGCAGGTCAAGTACCTGCTGGGGCTGAAGATCCCCCGGCCCCAGGGCTGGTTCACCCTGTGCAAGACCTGGTTCAGCATCTTCACCGGCCTGgggaacacaaacatctgtgacCTGGTGACCAGTCTGGTGTGTTTGCTGCTACTGCTTCCAACCAAGGAGCTCAATGATCGCTTCAAAGCCAAGTTGAAG GCTCCGATCCCCTTCGAGCTCTTCGTGGTGATAATCGCGACCCTGGCGTCTCACTTCGGCCACTTCAACACCGAGTACGGGTCGAGCGTGGCCGGGGTAATCCCCACTGGCTTCCTTCCCCCCCAGTTGCCCTTGTGGTCTCTGATCCCCAACGTGGCTGTCGACGCCTTCTCCATCGCCATCGTGGGCTTCGCCATCACCGTGTCTCTGTCGGAAATGTTCGCCAAGAAGCACGGCTACACGGTGGACGCCAACCAGGAGATGTTCGCCATCGGCTTCTGCAACATCCTGCCGTCGTTTTTCCGCTGCTTCACCACCAGCGCCGCTCTGACCAAGACGCTGGTGAAGGAGTCGACCGGCTGCCAGACGCAGGTGTCGGGGCTCGTCAGCGCCCTCGTCCTGTTGCTGGTGCTTCTGGTTATTGCACCGCTCTTCTATTCCCTGCAGAA GTGTGTCCTCGCCGTGATCATTGTGGTCAACCTCCGCGGGGCTCTACGGAAGTTCCTGGACATTCCTAACATGTGGCGCAGGAATCGTGTGGACGCCTGCATCTGGCTGGTCACCATGTTGACGTCCTCGCTGGTCAACACAGAGCTGGGGCTCCTGGTCGGGATTCTGGTGTCGGCGTTCTGCGTCCTCGCCCGGACTCAGCAGGTCCAGGTCCTGGAGCTGGGCCGGGCCTCGTCCAGGGAGCACTACGAGGACCTGTTGTCTTACCACGGCCTCCGCACCCATCCGGGAGTGGCGGTCTTCGGGTACCAGGCTCCCATCTATTACGCCAACCAGAGCCTGTTCAAGACATCTCTTTACAACCGCGTGGGGCTCGATCCCGTGAAGGAGAAGGCACGACGGCTAAAGTTcctcaagcagcagcagaagaagaagaagagcaaacaGGAGGAGGTGGCAAAGCTGACGTCAGAAAAAGAGGTGGAAGCTGAAGGGGCCGTGACCCTGATGCTCGACGTGGAGTCGCCTCGGAACCTGCGGAGCATAGTGATCGACTGTAGCGCCATCTTGTTCCTGGACACCGCCGGAGTGAGCGCTCTGAAAGAGGTTCGCAAAGATTACGAAGAACTCGGGGTCCGGGTGGTTCTGGCCCAGTGTAGCACCTCGGTGCTGGACACTCTGGAATCGGGGGGGTACTACCCCGACACAGGAGGAGATGAtgggggggagaagaaaaagatcTTCTTCACTATCGCCGACGCCGTCCGCTCCCTCCAGAGTCTCCATGCTCCCAACGGAGACTGTGACACCAGGTGCTGA